The Argentina anserina chromosome 3, drPotAnse1.1, whole genome shotgun sequence genome includes a region encoding these proteins:
- the LOC126787861 gene encoding E3 ubiquitin-protein ligase BIG BROTHER-like, translating to MSWNPHMGMGVHYPYNCCPYSNAGSFMDYFEGLTYEHVNFIFSGDSHAQESTYPSMNTNYYKFGLTEPGNTSYYDLGFRHSYEFNDPVGRSGDETRPLQHSSILNEQNVARDPLCEGIANTSTCDNPRESLQRYQNSQDYQVILEDNIDPDSMTYEELLELGEAVGTESRGLSQDLLSLLPISKYKCSFFSRKKSRCERCVICQMEYKRGDRQITLPCKHLYHAGCGTRWLSMNKACPICYTEVFGNGSTSKK from the exons ATGAGTTGGAATCCGCATATGGGAATGGGAGTTCATTACCCCTACAACTGCTGTCCTTATAGCAATGCCGGAAGCTTTATGGACTATTTTGAAGGCCTCACGTATGAACATGTGAACTTTATTTTTTCTGGGGATTCACATGCTCAG GAGAGCACTTACCCATCAATGAACACGAACTATTACAAGTTTGGGCTAACTGAACCTGGGAATACTTCATATTACGATCTTGGTTTTCGTCATTCCTATGAGTTCAATGATCCTGTCGGACGAAGTGGTGATGAAACAAGGCCTTTGCAGCACTCTTCGATTCTTAATGAACAGAATGTGGCAAGGGATCCACTATGCGAAGGAATTGCAAACACTTCCACATGTGACAACCCCAGAGAAT CCCTTCAGAGATACCAGAACTCCCAGGATTATCAG GTTATTTTGGAAGACAATATTGACCCTGATAGCATGACTTATGAG GAATTACTAGAATTAGGTGAGGCAGTTGGAACTGAAAGCCGAGGTCTTTCCCAAGATCTGCTTTCTTTGCTTCCAATCTCAAAGTACAAGTGCAGCTTTTTCTCAAGAAAGAAATCACGATGTGAGAG GTGTGTAATCTGCCAGATGGAATATAAACGAGGGGACCGGCAGATCACTCTACCTTGCAAACACCTCTATCATGCTGGATGTGGTACCAGATGGCTTAGTATGAACAAG GCTTGCCCAATATGCTACACTGAGGTATTTGGTAATGGATCGACGAGCAAAAAGTAA